TCGTGCGTGCCGGGCGACGACGACTTCGCCGCGCGCCTCGACGAGATCGCCCAGGCCCATCTGGGCAAGGCGGTCGAGCGCAGCGTCGACCCCGCGTCCACCGCGTGGCAGGACACGAATGCCCTGCCCCCGGGCCTGCTCAGGCAATGCGAGATGGCCGACCTGCTGCCGCCCGACATGGGCGATTGGGCCACGCTCACGCCGTTCCGGCGCTACGTGCTCGCGAAGCTCTCGCGCCGCGATACGCTCAATCACTGCTTCGTGCCGGCCATGCTCGAATTCGGGCTCGCGCAAACGCAGGCCGAACTCTGAGCCGTACCCGCCACGCCGAACCGCGCGCCTGCCTCAAGTCACCGGTGCAGGGTTGAACAGCGTAAGCGCGTTGTGCAGACCCCAACGCTCGGCCCAGGTCTTTTCGCCGCTCGCCACGGCGAGCATCAGATGGAAGAGCTGCCAGCCGACGTCCTCGATGGTGGCCTCGCCCGTGGCGATGCGTCCCGCATCGACGTCCATCAGATCGTGCCAGCGGCGCGCAAGATCCGAGCGCGTCGCCACCTTGATCACCGGCACTTCGGCCAGTCCGTACGGCGTGCCGCGTCCGGTCGTGAAGACGTGCAGGTTGATGCCGGCCGCCAGTTGCAGCGTGCCGCAGATGAAGTCGCTGGCGGGCGTCGCGGCGTAGATCAGCCCACGCTGGCGCGTACGATCGAGCTTGTCGCCGGGCGAGACCACGCCATGGATCGGCCCCGAACCCGACTTCACGATCGACCCCATCGCTTTCTCGACGATGTTCGACAGACCGCCGCGCTTGTTGCCCGGCGTCGTGTTCGCGCTGCGGTCCACGCGACCGCGTTCGAGATAGGCGTCGTACCACGCCATCTCGCGAATCATCGCCTGGGCCACTTCCGGCGTTGCCGCGCGCGAGGTCAGTTGATCGATGCCGTCGCGCACCTCGGTGACCTCGGAGAACATGACCGTCGCGCCCGTGCGCACGAGCAGATCCGTGGCGAAGCCCACGGCAGGGTTGGCCGTCACGCCGGAGAACGCATCGCTGCCGCCGCACTGCACGCCGACCACGAGCTCCGACGCCGGCACCGTCTCGCGACGGCGCGCGTTGAGCCGCTCGAGATGCACGCGCGCGGTCGCGAGTATCGAGTCGATCATCGACAGGAAACCGACGTGCGCTTCGTCCTGCAGGCACACGGTGTCGGGCTTGCCTTGCGCGTCCGCGCTGCCGATGGGAATGCTGCCCGCGGGCAGCAGCCGCTCCGGCTGCAGCTTCTCGCAGCCCAGACTCACCACCATCACTTCGCCGCCGAAGTTCGGATTCGTTGCGATGTTGCGCAGCGTGCGGATCGGCACCACGGCGTCCGGCGCATCGATGGCCACGCCGCAACCGTAGGTGTGCTCGAGCGCCACGACGTCGTCGACATTCGGATACTGCGGCAGCAACGTCTCCTTGATCCGCTTGACGGCGAACTCGACCACGCCCGCCACACATTGCACGGTGGTCGTGATCGCGAGAATGTTGCGCGTGCCGACCGAACCGTCGGCATTGCGATAGCCCTCGAACGTAAAGCCCTCGAGCGGCGGCAGTGCGGCGGGCACCTTGTTGGCGATGGGCAGACGGTCGAGCGACGGCGCCTCGGGCATCGCCAGATTCCGCTCGTTGACCCAACTGCCGGCGTGCAGCGCGCGGGCCGCGTAGCCGATCACCACGCCGTAGCGAATCACCGGCGCGCCCTGCGCCAGATCGGTCAGCGCGACCTTGTGGCCCTGCGGCACCGTGTCGACGAGCGTCAGCCCGTCCGCGAAGCGGCTGCCTGCGGGCAGACCGCCATCGTTCACGACGATGGCGACGTTGTCCCCTGGCTGCATCCGAATGTAGCGTGGCGTGTCCGGCCTCGTGACAACGGCCCCGGCCACCGCATCCTTACCGTTCGGACCACCTGAATCGCCCTTCGGCGTCGTTGCTGCCATGTTGCTCGCTCCTCTGCACTTTTCTCGACGATAAACGAACGATGTCGCCCGTGCCGTCACGGGCGATCCGTCGCAATTCAGCGGGCGTCGTTGATATTCGCTCAACCACCCATCACTTATGCGTCATCATACATCTAGATTCGTTCCGATGCGCGGCCTCACAGGGTTTCCGCCGCCTCGGCAAAACTCCCGGTTTGTGACTTTCCCCGGCTCTTGCGGGTTTATCCCACTGCCATTCGATCCGCTGACCCCTTGTCCGCTCGAATGACATGTTATACGATGACATATAACTAAGCGCCGAGCGCTGGTTGAGCGCCTTCTTCAATCATCGAATCCGGCCCCGCGGGCCGACAGGAACTCTGGAAATGACCGCACCTCAAGAACTCAAGCAGATCGTCTCCGACGGCTTGTTGTCTTTCCCCGTGACAGACTTTCATGCCAATGGCGACTTCAACGCGCGCAGCTATGCGGCACGTCTGGAATGGCTGGCACCGTTCGGCGCGACGGCGCTCTTCGCGGCGGGCGGCACGGGCGAATTCTTCTCGCTCACGCCGCAGGACTACAGCGCCGTGATCAAGACGGCGGTCGACACGTGTGCGGGCAAGGTGCCCATTCTGGCGGGCGCGGGCGGGCCGACGCGCCTGGCCATCGAATACGCGCAGGAAGCCGAGCGTCTGGGCGCCAAGGGCATTCTGCTGATGCCTCACTACCTGACGGAAGCGAGTCTCGACGGCATTGCCGCGCACGTCGAACAGGTGTGCCGTTCGGTGAATATCGGCGTGATCGTCTACAACCGCGCCAATTCGAAGCTCGGCGCGGACGAACTGGAGCGCCTCGCGGAGAAATGCCCGAACCTGATCGGCTTCAAGGACGGCGTGGGCGACATCGAGCGCATGGTGCAGATCCGTCGCCGCATGGGCGATCGCTTCTCGTATCTGGGCGGCCTGCCGACGGCCGAAGTCTATGCCGCGGCGTATCGCGCGCTGGGCGTGCCGGTCTACTCGTCGGCCGTCTTCAACTTCATCCCGAAGACGGCGATGAAGTTCTACCGCGCCGTGTGCGAGAACGATCAGGACACGATGGGCCATCTGCTCGATACGTTCTTCCTGCCCTATCTCGAGATCCGCAATCGCCGCGCGGGCTACGCCGTGAGCATCGTGAAGGCAGGCGCGAAGCTCGTCGGGCACGACGCCGGTCCGGTGCGCGCGCCGCTGACCGATCTGCTGCCGGCCGAGCTCGAAGCGCTCGACGCGCTCATCAAGAAGGTCGAAGGCTAAGGGGCGCCCATGCAGATCACCGGTGAGATGTTGATTGGCCGCGCCGACGTGCGCGGCGGTGCCGGAACGCTCGAAGCGTTCGACCCGGCGCGCGGCGAACCGCTGACGCCGACCTTCGGTGCGGGCACGGCGCAGGACGTCGAGCGTGCCTGCGAACTGGCCCGTGCGGCGTTCGACCCGTTCCGCGCCCTGCCGCTCGCCACGCGCGCCGCCTTCCTGGAGGCCGTCGCGCAAGCGATCCTCGACCTGGGCGACGGACTCATCGAGCGCGCGCATGCCGAGACGGGGCTGCCCGTGGCGCGTCTGCAAGGCGAGCGCGCCCGCACCGTCGGCCAGTTGCGCATGTTCGCCCGTGTCGTGCGCGACGGCCATTTCCTCGACGCGGCCATCGACCCCGCGCAACCCGCACGTGAACCCCTGCCGCGCAGCGATCTGCGTCTCGCGAAGATCGGACTCGGCCCCGTCGCGGTGTTCGGGGCAAGCAACTTCCCGCTCGCGTTCTCGGTCGCGGGTGGCGATACGGCATCGGCGTTCGCCGCCGGCTGTCCCGTCATCGTCAAGGCGCACTCGGCGCATCTCGGTACGTCGGAGCTTGTCGCGCGCGCCGTGCGTTCGGCGGTGCAACAGCAGGGATTGCCCGAAGGGGTGTTCTCGCTGCTCGTCGGCGAGCGTGCCGTGGGCGAAGCGCTTGTCGCGCATCCGGCCATTGCCGCGGTCGGCTTCACCGGCTCGCGCACGGGTGGCCTGGCGCTGCAA
The Pandoraea pulmonicola DNA segment above includes these coding regions:
- the kdgD gene encoding 5-dehydro-4-deoxyglucarate dehydratase, producing the protein MTAPQELKQIVSDGLLSFPVTDFHANGDFNARSYAARLEWLAPFGATALFAAGGTGEFFSLTPQDYSAVIKTAVDTCAGKVPILAGAGGPTRLAIEYAQEAERLGAKGILLMPHYLTEASLDGIAAHVEQVCRSVNIGVIVYNRANSKLGADELERLAEKCPNLIGFKDGVGDIERMVQIRRRMGDRFSYLGGLPTAEVYAAAYRALGVPVYSSAVFNFIPKTAMKFYRAVCENDQDTMGHLLDTFFLPYLEIRNRRAGYAVSIVKAGAKLVGHDAGPVRAPLTDLLPAELEALDALIKKVEG
- a CDS encoding nitrate reductase associated protein; its protein translation is MHLYQRLPIFVFEIEACENLKFITMAIRFNLDRNGRHLSLADWQLLPQEARETLASCVPGDDDFAARLDEIAQAHLGKAVERSVDPASTAWQDTNALPPGLLRQCEMADLLPPDMGDWATLTPFRRYVLAKLSRRDTLNHCFVPAMLEFGLAQTQAEL
- the garD gene encoding galactarate dehydratase; this encodes MQPGDNVAIVVNDGGLPAGSRFADGLTLVDTVPQGHKVALTDLAQGAPVIRYGVVIGYAARALHAGSWVNERNLAMPEAPSLDRLPIANKVPAALPPLEGFTFEGYRNADGSVGTRNILAITTTVQCVAGVVEFAVKRIKETLLPQYPNVDDVVALEHTYGCGVAIDAPDAVVPIRTLRNIATNPNFGGEVMVVSLGCEKLQPERLLPAGSIPIGSADAQGKPDTVCLQDEAHVGFLSMIDSILATARVHLERLNARRRETVPASELVVGVQCGGSDAFSGVTANPAVGFATDLLVRTGATVMFSEVTEVRDGIDQLTSRAATPEVAQAMIREMAWYDAYLERGRVDRSANTTPGNKRGGLSNIVEKAMGSIVKSGSGPIHGVVSPGDKLDRTRQRGLIYAATPASDFICGTLQLAAGINLHVFTTGRGTPYGLAEVPVIKVATRSDLARRWHDLMDVDAGRIATGEATIEDVGWQLFHLMLAVASGEKTWAERWGLHNALTLFNPAPVT